One window of Salvelinus namaycush isolate Seneca unplaced genomic scaffold, SaNama_1.0 Scaffold225, whole genome shotgun sequence genomic DNA carries:
- the LOC120038571 gene encoding transcription elongation factor A protein 2-like, whose product MAKDHEVERIAKKLDKMVHKKNTDGAIYLLRELKIINMSLETLQSTRIGMSVNAVRKQSSEEEVQTLAKSLIKSWKKLLDGAEGKAVEEKRREGSPLRSSSSKDSPGSSDRSKKQELPEPPKTPTTPTTPTTLKFTSFPPTPVTTDSVRTKCRELLVAALQTDDDYKPIGADTENLAAQIEDCIYQEFRSTDQKYKSRLRSRISNLKDPKNPDLRRNVLAGNISADRIANMAAEEMASAELKEMRKTLTKDAIREHQLSKVGGTETDMFQCGKCRGKNCTYTQVQTRSADEPMTTFVLCNGCGNRWKFC is encoded by the exons ATGGCGAAAGACCACGAGGTCGAACGCATTGCTAAAAAGCTGGACAAAATGGTGCACAAAAAAAACACG GACGGTGCCATATATCTGCTGAGGGAGCTAAAGATCATTAACATGTCTCTGGAGACTCTACAG TCCACCAGGATCGGTATGTCAGTGAACGCTGTGAGGAAGCAGAGTTCAGAGGAAGAGGTCCAGACCCTGGCCAAGTCACTCATCAAGTCCTGGAAGAAACTATTGG ACGGTGCTGAGGGGAAAGctgtggaggagaagaggagggagggctcTCCTCTGAGGTCATCTTCGTCCAAGGACAGTCCTGGATCCAGCGACCGGAG TAAGAAACAAGAACTGCCGGAGCCCCCGAAGACTCCCACCACACCTACGACCCCCACCACACTAAAGTTCACCTCCTTCCCTCCCACTCCCGTCACCACTGACAGCGTACGCACGAAGTGCCGAGAGCTGCTGGTGGCTGCCCTGCAGACCGACG ATGACTACAAGCCCATTGGAGCAGACACTGAGAACTTGGCTGCTCAGATTGAGGACT GTATCTACCAGGAGTTTAGGTCTACAGACCAGAAGTACAAGTCCAGACTGAGGAGCCGTATCTCCAACCTGAAGGACCCGAAGAACCCAGACCTCCGGCGCAATGTCCTCGCTGGGAACATCTCAGCTGACCGCATCGCTAACATGGCCGCTGAG GAGATGGCGAGCGCGGAGCTGAAAGAGATGAGGAAGACTTTGACCAAGGACGCCATCAGAGAGCACCAGCTGTCTAAAGTGGGCGGGACCGAGACGGACATGTTTCAATGTGGCAAATGCAGGGGCAAGAACTGCACCTAcacacag